A part of Anser cygnoides isolate HZ-2024a breed goose chromosome 15, Taihu_goose_T2T_genome, whole genome shotgun sequence genomic DNA contains:
- the ARPC1A gene encoding actin-related protein 2/3 complex subunit 1A: MSLHQFLLEPITCHAWNRDRTQIAISPNNHEVHIYKKSGNQWVKAHELKEHNGHITGIDWAPKSDRIVTCGADRNAYVWSQKDGVWKPTLVILRINRAATFVKWSPLENKFAVGSGARLISVCYFESENDWWVSKHIKKPIRSTVLSLDWHPNNVLLAAGSCDFKCRVFSAYIKEVDEKPASTPWGSKMPFGQLMSEFGGAGSGGWVHSVSFSASGNRLAWVSHDSTVSVADASKNMMVSQLKTEFLPLLSVSFVSENSVVAAGHDCCPMLFNCDDRGSLTFISKLDIPKQSIQRNISAMERFRNMDKRATTEDRNTTLETLHQNSITQVSIYEIDKRDCRKFCTTGIDGAMTIWDFKTLESSIQGLRIM, translated from the exons ATGTCTCTGCATCAGTTTTTATTGGAGCCGATCACCTGCCATGCGTGGAACAGAGACCGTACTC agATCGCCATTAGCCCTAATAATCATGAAGTCCACATCTACAAGAAGAGCGGGAACCAGTGGGTAAAAGCTCACGAGCTAAAGGAGCACAATGGGCACATTACAG GTATTGACTGGGCTCCCAAAAGCGATCGCATCGTAACTTGCGGTGCCGACCGTAACGCCTATGTCTGGAGTCAGAAAGACGGCGTGTGGAAGCCAACACTTGTCATCCTGAGAATTAATCGTGCAGCCACCTTTGTGAAATGGTCTCCCTTGGAGAATAAATTTGCTGTAGGAAGTGGAGCTCGACTTATATCTGTGTGCTACTTTGAATCTGAAAACGACTG gTGGGTGAGCAAGCACATTAAAAAGCCCATCCGTTCCACTGTCCTCAGCCTGGACTGGCACCCCAACAACGTTTTGCTGGCTGCTGGATCCTGTGACTTCAAGTGCAG ggTGTTTTCTGCTTACATTAAGGAAGTGGATGAAAAACCAGCAAGTACACCATGGGGCTCCAAAATGCCTTTTGGGCAGCTGATGTCCGAATTTGGGGGCGCTGGAAGTGGCGGATGGGTGCACAGTGTCAGTTTTTCTGCCAGCGGTAACCGCCTAGCCTGGGTCAGTCATGATAGTACTGTGTCAGTTGCTGATGCCTCAAAAAATATGAT GGTTTCGCAGCTGAAAACAGAGTTCCTCCCACTCCTGAGCGTGTCATTTGTCTCTGAGAACAGTGTGGTGGCAGCT GGCCACGATTGCTGCCCAATGCTTTTCAACTGTGATGACCGTGGCTCGCTGACCTTCATTTCGAAACTAGACATTCCAAAACAGAGCATCCAGCGCAATATTTCCGCCATGGAACGCTTCCGAAATATGGATAAAAGAGCCACTACAGAAGATCGTAACACTACCCTGGAGACACTGCACCAAAACAGTATAAC ccaAGTGTCTATTTATGAGATAGACAAACGAGATTGTCGTAAATTCTGCACCACCGGCATTGATGGAGCAATGACCATCTGGGATTTCAAG aCCTTAGAGTCTTCTATTCAAGGTCTACGAATCATGTAA
- the ARPC1B gene encoding actin-related protein 2/3 complex subunit 1B: MAYHSFLLEPISCHAWNKDRTQIALCPNNHEVHIYRKDGAKWSKVHELKEHNGQVTGIDWAPESNRLVTCGTDRNAYVWTLKGNVWKPTLVILRINRAARCVKWSPKENKFAVGSGSRLISICYFEQENDWWVCKHIKKPIRSTVLSLDWHPNNVLLAAGSCDFKCRIFSAYIKEVEERPSPTPWGSKMPFGELMFESSSSCGWVHSICFSASGARVAWVSHDSTLCLADANKKMAVASLCTETLPLLAVTFITENSLVAAGHDCYPMLFTYEEGQGALTFGGKLDVPKQSSQRGLTARERFQNLDKKASSDTSNATLDTVHKNSISQISVLAGGKANCSQFCTTGMDGGMSIWDVKSLESALKDLKIK; the protein is encoded by the exons ATGGCCTACCACAGCTTCCTGCTGGAGCCCATCAGCTGCCACGCCTGGAACAAGGACCGGACCC AGATCGCCCTGTGCCCCAACAACCACGAGGTGCACATCTACCGCAAGGACGGCGCCAAGTGGAGCAAGGTGCACGAGCTGAAGGAGCACAACGGGCAGGTGACGG GCATCGACTGGGCCCCTGAGAGCAACCGGCTGGTGACGTGCGGGACCGACCGCAATGCCTACGTCTGGACCCTGAAGGGCAACGTCTGGAAGCCCACCCTGGTCATCCTGCGGATCAACCGGGCCGCCCGCTGCGTCAAGTGGTCCCCCAAGGAGAACAAGTTCGCCGTGGGCAGCGGCTCCCGGCTCATCTCCATCTGCTACTTCGAGCAGGAGAACGACTG GTGGGTTTGCAAGCACATCAAGAAGCCCATCCGCTCGACGGTGCTCAGCCTGGACTGGCACCCCAACAACGTCCTGCTGGCCGCCGGCTCCTGCGACTTCAAGTGCcg GATCTTCTCCGCCTACATCAAGGAGGTGGAGGAGCGGCCGAGCCCCACGCCGTGGGGCTCCAAGATGCCCTTTGGGGAGCTGATGTTCGAGTCGAGCAGCAGCTGCGGGTGGGTGCACAGCATCTGCTTCTCGGCCAGCGGCGCCCGCGTGGCCTGGGTGAGCCACGACAGCACGCTCTGCCTCGCCGATGCCAACAAGAAGATGGC CGTCGCCTCCCTCTGCACCGAGACCCTTCCCCTCCTGGCCGTCACCTTCATCACCGAGAACAGCCTGGTGGCCGCG ggccacgACTGCTACCCGATGCTGTTCACCTACGAGGAGGGCCAGGGCGCGCTGACCTTCGGGGGGAAGCTGGACGTCCCCAAGCAGAGCTCCCAGCGCGGCCTCACCGCCCGCGAACGCTTCCAGAACCTGGATAAGAAAGCGAGCTCGGACACCTCCAACGCCACGCTGGACACCGTGCACAAGAACAGCATCAG CCAGATCTCCGTGCTGGCGGGCGGGAAAGCCAACTGCTCGCAGTTCTGCACCACGGGGATGGACGGCGGCATGAGCATCTGGGACGTCAAG AGCCTGGAGTCGGCGCTGAAGGATCTCAAGATCAAATGA